From a single Miscanthus floridulus cultivar M001 chromosome 8, ASM1932011v1, whole genome shotgun sequence genomic region:
- the LOC136474448 gene encoding putative protein phosphatase 2C 24: MHAAWRPTKMTSALETLEQIQETLAEIKERTPDVSISRFVDSVLDDSLGTEYAPSEWKSGDAAGNGRRAEERSDDDARSCAPTLKMDWAACILPLHGEDAHFGHAEAGVVGVADGVGGYRDRGVDAGAFARALMANALATAERVAKARKLLIRLCPKKVLERAYKKAAMNKTPGGSTAVILSLYGTELSWAYIGDSAFAVFRGGKIIYRSVQQQRRFNEPYQLSTRGRGGSLSEAKVGGMSTVKDGDVVVIATDGLFDNMHDWQLERAVRMGTDLGFPPKNMADIVAGIAYLISKNNWACSPFGIGYFKKYKKVWHGGKEDDITVIVAYIVSKDS, encoded by the exons ATGCATGCAGCATGGCGACCAACCAAGATGACGAGCGCACTGGAGACGTTAGAGCAGATCCAGGAAACGCTAGCCGAGATCAAGGAACGAACCCCCGACGTGAGCATCTCCAGGTTCGTCGACTCCGTTTTGGATGATTCGCTGGGGACCGAATACGCGCCGTCGGAGTGGAAGAGCGGTGACGCCGCAGGCAATGGACGCCGCGCGGAGGAACGGTCTGACGAC GACGCGCGGTCATGCGCTCCCACTCTGAAGATGGACTGGGCGGCATGCATCCTCCCTCTGCACGGCGAGGACGCGCACTTCGGACACGCCGAAGCCGGCGTCGTCGGTGTCGCGGACGGTGTCGGCGGGTACCGGGACCGAGGCGTGGACGCCGGCGCGTTCGCACGAGCTCTCATGGCGAACGCTCTGGCGACGGCGGAGCGGGTCGCCAAGGCCCGCAAGCTCCTCATCCGCCTCTGCCCCAAGAAGGTGCTGGAGCGGGCGTACAAGAAAGCGGCTATGAACAAGACACCAGGGGGGTCCACGGCCGTCATCCTGTCGCTCTACGGCACGGAGCTCAGCTGGGCGTACATCGGCGACAGCGCCTTCGCCGTGTTCCGAGGCGGCAAGATCATCTACCGTTCGGTGCAGCAGCAGCGCCGCTTCAACGAGCCGTACCAGCTGAGCACCAGGGGTCGCGGAGGCAGCCTCAGCGAGGCGAAGGTGGGCGGCATGTCGACGGTGAAGGACGGCGACGTCGTGGTGATCGCCACGGACGGGCTGTTTGACAACATGCACGACTGGCAGCTGGAGCGCGCCGTGCGGATGGGCACCGACCTGGGCTTCCCGCCCAAGAACATGGCGGACATTGTCGCGGGCATCGCTTACTTGATATCCAAGAACAATTGGGCATGCTCGCCGTTCGGTATCGGATACTTCAAGAAATACAAGAAGGTATGGCATGGTGGAAAGGAGGACGACATTACGGTCATCGTCGCGTATATAGTCTCCAAGGATTCGTGA